A single region of the Paramicrobacterium fandaimingii genome encodes:
- a CDS encoding ABC transporter permease produces MNAVIRVEELKLTRSLVGVIATLAIVIGMVALLGGITAGVASGNPELIGQAGAAAALDWDGLLAGASQITAVVGILGFGIVLAWMFGREFTDGTITGLFALPISRSRIALAKLVVYAIWAASVSIALVVSVLALGLLSGYGSPGVETWTALGRLCALGILSAGLAIPVALIATITRSLLAAVASTVALVVIAQVGALAGGGGWMPLAAPALWAMSDGTTVTTVQLAVSGVIPLAFSAFTCLAWKRLQLDH; encoded by the coding sequence ATGAACGCGGTGATCCGCGTCGAGGAGCTCAAACTGACGCGGTCTCTCGTCGGAGTGATCGCCACCCTCGCCATTGTCATCGGCATGGTCGCGCTGCTCGGCGGTATCACCGCAGGCGTCGCCAGCGGAAACCCTGAGCTCATCGGACAAGCCGGAGCCGCTGCCGCACTGGACTGGGATGGTCTCCTCGCGGGCGCGTCACAGATCACCGCCGTCGTCGGCATCCTCGGTTTCGGGATCGTGTTGGCCTGGATGTTCGGCCGCGAGTTCACAGACGGCACGATCACCGGCCTCTTCGCTCTGCCCATCAGCCGGAGCCGCATCGCGCTCGCGAAGCTTGTCGTCTACGCGATCTGGGCCGCCTCGGTCAGCATCGCCCTCGTTGTCAGTGTGCTTGCCCTCGGGCTTCTGTCCGGGTATGGCTCGCCAGGGGTCGAGACCTGGACGGCACTCGGACGGCTCTGCGCACTGGGGATACTCTCGGCAGGGCTCGCTATCCCGGTTGCCTTAATTGCCACCATCACTCGTTCACTTCTCGCCGCAGTCGCAAGCACCGTCGCACTGGTCGTCATCGCGCAAGTGGGAGCCCTCGCGGGGGGCGGAGGGTGGATGCCGCTGGCCGCACCCGCGCTCTGGGCCATGTCGGACGGAACCACCGTCACCACCGTGCAACTCGCCGTCAGCGGTGTCATTCCGCTTGCCTTTTCTGCGTTTACGTGCCTGGCCTGGAAGCGCCTCCAGCTCGACCATTGA
- a CDS encoding ABC transporter ATP-binding protein, giving the protein MSDLTFEVGPGEIVALIGLNGAGKTTLMRLALGMLRPQQGTVRILDHVLDDVPADGWAQVGALIEVPLAYPELTVQQNLHIACLLHGCDPGRVENSMEAWELDPVADRRFRRLSLGNRQRVGLAAALQHDPRLIVLDEPSNALDPASVILLREQLTRRAGEGAAIVVSSHHLDEVSRIADRVLLMNAGRLIGQLDTTGADLERAFFERIRLDDTHREVVEEAR; this is encoded by the coding sequence GTGTCCGATCTGACATTCGAGGTCGGACCGGGCGAAATCGTGGCGCTGATTGGTTTGAACGGGGCCGGCAAGACCACACTGATGCGGCTTGCGCTCGGGATGCTCCGACCTCAACAGGGCACAGTGCGGATCCTTGACCACGTGTTGGACGATGTGCCCGCAGACGGGTGGGCGCAGGTGGGTGCGCTGATCGAGGTGCCGCTGGCCTACCCGGAGTTGACCGTTCAACAGAACCTGCACATCGCCTGCCTGCTCCACGGCTGTGACCCAGGGCGGGTGGAGAACTCGATGGAGGCATGGGAGCTCGACCCGGTTGCCGATCGCCGGTTCCGTCGTCTCTCGCTGGGCAACCGGCAACGTGTCGGCCTGGCCGCAGCGCTCCAGCACGATCCCCGGTTGATCGTGCTGGACGAGCCGAGCAACGCGCTCGATCCCGCCTCAGTGATCCTGCTGCGTGAACAACTCACCAGGCGCGCTGGAGAGGGCGCGGCGATCGTGGTCAGCAGCCACCACCTCGACGAAGTATCGCGGATTGCGGACCGGGTACTGCTGATGAACGCAGGCCGACTGATCGGACAGCTCGACACCACAGGTGCTGATCTCGAACGCGCGTTCTTCGAGCGCATCCGACTGGACGATACACACCGAGAAGTCGTTGAGGAGGCGAGATGA
- the lipA gene encoding lipoyl synthase — MSGCGVESGDQAAATAPSGRQLLRLEVRNAQTPIERKPEWIKTRARMGPEFTQLSALVTDENLHTVCQEAGCPNIYECWEDREATFLIGGSQCTRRCDFCQIDTGKPAAYDTDEPRRVAESVARMGLRYATITSVARDDLPDTGAWLNAETVRQIRAHNPNTGVELLANEHNGDPAFLGEIFAARPEVFAHNVETVPRLFKRIRPAFRYERSLGVLTQAHDAGLITKSNLILGMGEEPEEVITALHDLRTAGTDIITLTQYLRPSARHMPIARWVKPQEFIEHKEAAEQMGFLGVLAGPLVRSSYRAGRLWAQSMVASKRPVPDALRHLADDTRPFAQAV; from the coding sequence ATGAGCGGGTGCGGAGTGGAGAGCGGAGATCAGGCTGCGGCGACAGCGCCCTCGGGAAGACAGCTTCTGCGCCTTGAGGTGAGAAACGCGCAGACGCCCATCGAACGCAAGCCGGAGTGGATCAAGACCCGGGCACGCATGGGTCCTGAGTTCACCCAGCTCAGCGCACTCGTCACAGACGAGAATCTGCACACGGTCTGCCAAGAGGCAGGCTGCCCGAACATCTACGAATGTTGGGAAGACCGTGAGGCGACGTTTCTGATCGGCGGTTCACAGTGCACGCGGCGCTGCGACTTCTGCCAGATCGACACGGGAAAGCCCGCGGCGTACGACACGGATGAGCCGCGGCGGGTTGCCGAGAGTGTTGCACGTATGGGTCTGCGCTATGCGACCATCACCAGCGTCGCCCGCGACGACCTCCCCGACACCGGTGCCTGGTTGAACGCCGAGACGGTGCGTCAGATACGCGCCCACAATCCAAATACCGGCGTCGAGCTGCTTGCCAACGAGCACAACGGCGATCCCGCGTTTCTCGGCGAAATCTTCGCTGCACGCCCCGAGGTGTTCGCCCACAATGTCGAGACTGTTCCCCGCCTCTTCAAGCGCATACGCCCCGCGTTTCGCTATGAGCGCTCGCTCGGAGTGCTCACGCAGGCACACGACGCGGGGCTCATCACCAAGTCGAACCTCATTCTGGGAATGGGCGAAGAGCCCGAGGAGGTCATCACCGCGCTGCACGACCTGCGCACGGCCGGCACCGACATCATCACGTTGACGCAGTATCTGCGGCCGTCAGCGCGACACATGCCGATAGCGCGCTGGGTCAAGCCTCAGGAGTTCATCGAGCACAAAGAGGCCGCAGAGCAAATGGGCTTTCTCGGGGTGCTTGCCGGGCCGCTCGTGCGCTCGTCGTACCGAGCGGGAAGGCTCTGGGCGCAGTCGATGGTCGCCTCAAAGCGTCCCGTTCCCGATGCGCTGCGTCACCTTGCCGATGACACGCGGCCCTTTGCCCAGGCGGTCTGA
- a CDS encoding AAA family ATPase → MYLKSLTLKGFKSFAQSTSFAFEPGVTCVVGPNGSGKSNVVDALAWVMGEQGVKNLRGGKMEDVIFAGTSTRGPLGRAEVTLTIDNSDGALPIEYSEVTISRTLFRNGGSEYAINGEGCRLLDVQELLSDSGLGREMHVIVGQGRLDTVLHASPEERRGFIEEAAGILKHRRRKEKTVRKLEAMETNLTRLSDLAGEIRRQLKPLGRQAEIAREAQTIAAVVRDARARILADDVVTLRTTLDSFGRSESERHTERIVLQEQLEQKQLRIAHIEKAQLGDSVDDARRVSYELDSVQQRLRNLHTLTGQRIALLDAQTEQTESSSTVSEQMIADAEGELAQLRDDIATAEQRSEAARTHTAQTRERLDAVDQEIQAQSDLVSQHDLDIAKLSGQVETAGSKLAAVRGEKLRQQNSLDAAVQRRDEAHHRFDEIESASSESSVNESGLDEAYELAQSRVFDAEAEIDRLRDVLHGHERERDALAAKTSALSRALDIRDGAADMVAAKLDGVTGIVADSVQVKPGYEAAVTAGLGTLADAVLAAGSAEAEHALAYAKQNDLGRVEVVLADGPRREIAWPSASVVSAASVVTAPDGVLGLLDHIGIVADIGAARGARKELRGAAGQITFVTEDGDVITEHVLRGGSGGTQGRIELLAERDAADERHAEVVSIIERSRFELDEQRVEHTAAKEQSQRALQSLRELDAQLAAETEALNKAKVQYDASVAECERLTASLAESDAAVVEAERASETVKASLATAQSRPRPILDVSARDELAAERERAREAEVEARFHVETARERVSAQHEQVRSLTQRREREKQAADAAARRAVIRRRQLEAASRVADALPDVLASVDRSVREASVTLAKAEEQRASQNQELTTLRQEEAALRQRLQAVTEDVHGLELQIYEKKLQLSSFLERAGSELGLVEDVLVAEYGPDVPVPVDVADAPELPEPAESDPEADEAAGGNEDADDGGSAHAEPPAKPHHEEAIDTEAGPEFETVPYDRAEQQRRLEKAERQLQKLGRVNPLALEEFAALEQRHKFLTEQLTDLTNTRKDLLTIIDELDDKMQTIFRDAFEDTKQAFSEVFPILFPGGTGSIALTNPDDMLNTGIDVAVRPAGKKIKRLSLLSGGERSLAAVALLIAIFKARPSPFYIMDEVEAALDDANLGRLLTIFESLREASQLIVITHQKRTMEIADALYGVSMRQDGVSAVVGQRLADEREPASA, encoded by the coding sequence TTGTATTTGAAGAGCCTCACCCTCAAGGGCTTCAAGTCGTTCGCTCAGTCGACCTCTTTTGCCTTCGAGCCAGGGGTGACCTGCGTCGTCGGGCCGAACGGATCGGGAAAATCGAATGTCGTCGACGCCCTTGCCTGGGTGATGGGGGAGCAGGGCGTCAAGAACCTGCGCGGCGGAAAGATGGAAGACGTCATTTTCGCCGGCACGTCAACGCGCGGGCCGCTCGGCCGCGCCGAAGTCACGCTCACAATCGATAATTCAGACGGCGCTCTTCCCATTGAGTACTCCGAGGTCACGATCAGCCGCACTCTCTTCCGCAACGGCGGCAGCGAGTACGCGATCAACGGAGAGGGATGCCGCCTGCTCGACGTGCAGGAGCTGCTCAGCGACTCCGGGCTTGGCCGCGAGATGCACGTCATCGTCGGGCAGGGTCGCCTCGACACCGTGCTGCACGCAAGCCCCGAAGAACGACGAGGCTTCATTGAAGAGGCCGCCGGAATTCTCAAGCATCGACGCCGCAAAGAGAAGACCGTGCGCAAGCTCGAGGCGATGGAGACGAACCTCACTCGCTTGAGCGACCTCGCGGGGGAGATTCGGCGGCAGCTCAAGCCGCTCGGACGGCAGGCGGAGATTGCGAGAGAGGCACAGACGATCGCCGCCGTCGTGCGCGATGCCCGTGCGCGAATTCTCGCAGACGACGTCGTGACGCTGCGCACGACGCTTGACTCATTTGGCCGTTCCGAGAGCGAGAGGCACACGGAGCGCATTGTGCTGCAAGAGCAGCTTGAGCAGAAGCAGCTTCGCATTGCGCACATCGAGAAGGCGCAACTGGGCGATTCCGTCGATGACGCTCGCCGTGTCTCGTACGAGCTTGATTCCGTGCAGCAGCGGCTGCGCAACCTGCACACGCTGACGGGCCAGCGCATAGCGCTGCTCGACGCGCAGACGGAGCAGACCGAGTCGTCGTCGACCGTCTCTGAGCAGATGATCGCCGACGCCGAGGGCGAGCTCGCGCAGCTGCGCGACGACATCGCGACGGCAGAGCAGCGTTCAGAGGCGGCGCGCACGCACACGGCGCAGACGCGGGAGCGCCTCGACGCCGTCGATCAGGAGATTCAGGCGCAGAGCGATTTGGTCTCTCAACACGATCTCGACATCGCCAAGCTGTCGGGGCAGGTCGAAACGGCCGGTTCGAAACTCGCTGCCGTGCGTGGAGAGAAGCTGCGCCAGCAAAATTCACTGGATGCTGCGGTGCAGCGCCGTGACGAGGCCCACCATCGCTTTGACGAGATCGAGAGCGCATCGAGCGAGAGCAGCGTGAACGAGTCGGGGCTCGATGAGGCCTACGAGCTCGCGCAGTCACGAGTCTTCGACGCGGAAGCAGAGATCGACAGGCTCCGCGATGTTCTGCACGGGCACGAGCGGGAACGCGATGCCCTCGCTGCGAAGACGAGTGCGCTCTCTCGTGCCCTCGACATTCGCGACGGCGCCGCGGACATGGTGGCGGCGAAGCTTGACGGAGTCACGGGAATCGTCGCTGACAGCGTGCAGGTGAAGCCCGGCTACGAGGCCGCCGTCACGGCAGGGCTCGGCACGCTTGCCGACGCGGTTCTCGCGGCCGGATCGGCAGAGGCCGAACACGCGCTCGCCTACGCCAAGCAGAACGACCTCGGTCGGGTCGAAGTGGTTCTCGCTGACGGACCGCGTCGCGAAATCGCGTGGCCGAGCGCATCCGTCGTCTCCGCGGCATCCGTCGTCACTGCACCTGACGGGGTTCTGGGGCTTCTCGACCACATCGGCATCGTCGCCGATATCGGCGCCGCTCGCGGCGCGCGCAAAGAACTCAGAGGCGCTGCCGGTCAGATCACCTTTGTCACCGAAGACGGCGACGTCATCACCGAACATGTGCTGCGAGGAGGCTCGGGCGGAACACAGGGCCGCATTGAGCTTCTCGCCGAGCGGGATGCCGCCGACGAACGCCACGCTGAGGTTGTGAGCATCATCGAGCGCTCGCGCTTCGAGCTCGACGAGCAGCGTGTCGAGCATACGGCGGCAAAGGAACAGTCCCAGCGTGCGCTGCAGTCTCTGAGGGAGCTCGACGCACAGCTTGCCGCTGAGACGGAAGCCCTCAACAAGGCGAAGGTGCAATACGACGCCTCCGTTGCCGAATGTGAACGCCTCACGGCGTCGCTCGCCGAGTCAGACGCTGCCGTTGTCGAGGCAGAGCGAGCGAGCGAGACGGTGAAAGCATCTCTTGCGACGGCGCAGAGTCGCCCGAGGCCCATTCTCGACGTCTCGGCCCGTGACGAGCTCGCGGCCGAACGCGAGCGCGCCCGCGAGGCGGAGGTGGAGGCGCGATTCCACGTGGAGACCGCGCGTGAGCGGGTCTCTGCTCAGCACGAGCAGGTGCGCTCGCTCACGCAGCGCCGTGAGCGTGAGAAGCAGGCGGCGGACGCTGCGGCCCGCCGCGCCGTCATCAGGCGCAGGCAGCTGGAAGCCGCCTCGCGAGTGGCCGACGCGCTTCCTGATGTGCTCGCTTCCGTCGACCGCTCGGTGCGCGAAGCATCCGTGACCCTCGCGAAAGCCGAAGAGCAGCGCGCCAGCCAGAATCAGGAGCTCACCACACTGCGACAGGAAGAGGCGGCGCTGCGCCAGCGTCTGCAGGCCGTGACCGAAGATGTGCATGGTCTCGAGCTGCAGATCTATGAGAAGAAGCTGCAGCTGTCGAGCTTTCTCGAGCGCGCGGGAAGCGAGCTGGGGCTTGTCGAAGACGTGCTTGTCGCCGAGTATGGCCCCGATGTGCCGGTTCCCGTCGATGTTGCCGACGCTCCAGAGCTGCCCGAACCGGCCGAGAGCGACCCGGAAGCCGACGAGGCCGCGGGTGGCAACGAGGACGCGGATGATGGGGGGAGTGCCCACGCTGAGCCACCTGCGAAGCCGCATCACGAGGAAGCCATCGACACCGAGGCCGGGCCGGAATTCGAAACCGTTCCCTACGATCGAGCAGAGCAGCAGCGACGTCTCGAGAAGGCCGAACGCCAGCTGCAGAAGCTGGGTCGGGTGAACCCGCTGGCGCTCGAAGAGTTCGCCGCTCTCGAGCAGAGACACAAATTTCTCACGGAGCAGCTTACCGACCTCACGAATACACGCAAAGATCTGCTCACCATCATCGACGAACTCGACGACAAGATGCAGACGATCTTCCGGGATGCCTTCGAAGACACGAAGCAGGCGTTCAGCGAGGTGTTTCCCATCTTGTTCCCCGGGGGAACGGGGAGCATCGCCCTCACAAATCCCGATGACATGCTGAACACGGGGATCGACGTGGCTGTGCGCCCCGCGGGCAAGAAGATCAAGCGATTGTCGCTGCTCTCGGGCGGCGAGCGTTCACTCGCCGCTGTCGCGCTGCTCATCGCCATCTTCAAGGCTCGCCCCAGCCCGTTCTACATCATGGACGAGGTGGAGGCAGCCCTCGACGATGCAAACCTCGGTCGGCTGCTCACAATCTTCGAATCGCTGCGCGAAGCGTCGCAGCTCATCGTCATCACGCACCAGAAGCGCACGATGGAGATCGCCGACGCCCTCTACGGCGTCTCGATGCGCCAGGACGGCGTGTCGGCCGTGGTCGGACAGCGGCTCGCCGACGAGCGAGAACCCGCGAGCGCGTGA
- the lipB gene encoding lipoyl(octanoyl) transferase LipB, which produces MLTTSTVGLAPNFVPYLDAWSLQRATHRQVADRTRPETLLLLEHEAVYTAGKRTEASERPDDGTPVIDVDRGGKITWHGPGQLVGYPILRLPDPIDVVAYVRTLETTLIEVLTELGIDAVQVRDRSGVWVHGRDRDAKIAAIGVRVAEGVTMHGFALNCDNDLDPFEHIVACGIRDAGVTSITEQLGRRVSPADMADSVTRAIVDAFDTAEVVA; this is translated from the coding sequence ATGCTGACAACATCAACAGTCGGGCTTGCCCCCAATTTCGTCCCCTATCTCGACGCGTGGTCCCTGCAGCGCGCAACTCATCGCCAGGTTGCCGACCGCACACGTCCTGAGACGCTGCTGCTTCTCGAGCACGAGGCCGTGTACACGGCGGGCAAACGCACAGAAGCCAGCGAGCGCCCAGACGACGGCACGCCGGTGATCGACGTCGATCGTGGAGGGAAGATCACCTGGCACGGCCCTGGGCAGCTTGTCGGCTACCCGATCCTGAGACTCCCCGACCCCATCGATGTTGTCGCGTATGTTCGCACGCTCGAAACGACGCTCATCGAGGTTCTCACCGAGCTCGGCATCGATGCCGTTCAGGTTCGGGATCGTTCGGGAGTGTGGGTGCATGGCCGCGATCGCGACGCGAAGATCGCGGCGATCGGCGTTCGCGTCGCAGAAGGCGTCACCATGCACGGCTTCGCGCTGAATTGCGACAACGACCTCGACCCGTTCGAGCACATTGTCGCGTGCGGCATCCGGGATGCCGGTGTCACAAGCATCACGGAGCAGCTCGGTCGGCGCGTATCGCCGGCTGACATGGCGGATTCGGTCACGCGCGCCATCGTCGACGCATTCGACACTGCTGAGGTGGTCGCATGA
- a CDS encoding DUF2004 domain-containing protein produces the protein MGIEHDYFGVIESDASGALFWSESVEAGDQSVDVTLSTPPQVTVSDEALEVAQAMIATLEGLDLRAREALVAELGTPASDVAAFLLEIEERFGSELTAFITRESGDLGIDVIRSLELLRVAFHPHQIGEGDSFVSLEFALAPDENELALLVHLSMSGEPVSTDFLD, from the coding sequence ATGGGAATCGAGCACGACTATTTCGGAGTCATCGAATCGGATGCCTCTGGCGCACTCTTCTGGTCAGAGAGCGTCGAGGCCGGCGATCAGTCCGTCGATGTCACACTGAGCACACCGCCGCAGGTGACGGTGAGCGACGAGGCTCTCGAGGTGGCTCAGGCCATGATCGCCACCCTCGAGGGGCTCGATTTGCGGGCGCGGGAGGCTCTTGTTGCAGAGCTCGGCACACCGGCATCCGATGTCGCTGCTTTTCTGCTCGAGATCGAAGAGCGTTTCGGCTCCGAGCTCACCGCCTTCATCACCCGCGAATCCGGTGACCTCGGCATTGACGTCATTCGCTCGCTCGAACTGTTGCGCGTGGCATTCCACCCGCACCAAATCGGAGAAGGAGACTCCTTCGTGTCTCTCGAGTTCGCTCTGGCGCCAGATGAGAACGAGCTCGCTCTGCTCGTGCATCTGAGCATGAGCGGCGAGCCCGTTTCGACTGACTTTCTCGACTGA
- the ftsY gene encoding signal recognition particle-docking protein FtsY, translating to MADSTPWSLSGALKGMFRRPTIDESTWDDLEYALITADFGSDIAEAIIDELRANVDRYHTTDPRDLQRMLRETVDERLSRFDPTLTLSERPAVVLMVGVNGVGKTTTIGKLARFISNAGRSVVVGAADTFRAAAVEQLGTWAERAGVAIVKPQHPGQDPASVAYQTVEHALSAGTEIVLIDTAGRLHTKGGLMDELSKIRRVVEKQTPIAEVLLVLDATTGQNGVQQAQAFIEHAGVTGLVLTKLDGSAKGGFVLAVQERTGLPIKLIGQGEGIGDITGFTPHVFAQNLVGA from the coding sequence ATGGCAGATAGCACCCCGTGGTCGCTCTCCGGCGCCCTGAAAGGCATGTTCCGGAGGCCCACCATCGACGAGTCGACCTGGGACGACCTCGAGTACGCACTCATCACCGCCGACTTCGGCTCTGACATCGCCGAGGCGATTATCGACGAGCTTCGTGCGAACGTTGACCGGTATCACACAACCGACCCCCGCGATCTTCAGCGGATGCTGCGGGAAACCGTCGATGAGCGGCTGTCGCGCTTCGATCCGACGCTGACGCTGAGCGAACGACCAGCAGTCGTGCTGATGGTCGGTGTGAACGGCGTTGGCAAGACGACAACCATCGGCAAGCTCGCGCGCTTCATCAGCAATGCGGGGCGCAGCGTTGTCGTCGGAGCCGCAGATACGTTCCGTGCGGCCGCCGTCGAGCAGCTCGGAACCTGGGCAGAGCGAGCGGGCGTCGCCATCGTCAAACCCCAGCACCCTGGGCAGGATCCTGCATCGGTCGCCTATCAGACCGTTGAGCACGCCCTCAGCGCCGGAACCGAGATCGTGCTCATCGACACGGCCGGTCGTCTGCACACAAAGGGCGGGCTCATGGACGAGCTGTCGAAGATCCGCCGCGTCGTCGAAAAGCAGACGCCCATTGCGGAGGTGCTGCTTGTGCTCGACGCGACAACGGGCCAAAACGGCGTGCAGCAGGCGCAGGCATTCATTGAGCACGCCGGCGTCACGGGGCTCGTGCTCACGAAGCTCGACGGCTCTGCGAAGGGCGGTTTCGTGCTCGCCGTTCAAGAGCGAACGGGACTGCCAATCAAGCTCATCGGCCAAGGCGAGGGCATCGGCGACATCACCGGTTTCACCCCTCACGTCTTCGCCCAGAACCTCGTGGGGGCGTAA
- the ffh gene encoding signal recognition particle protein: protein MATFGTLSDRLAETFKNLRKKGTLSASDIDGTVREIRRALIDADVAFDVVKDFTSRIRERALGDEVSKALNPAQQVVQIVNDELIGILGGEQRRLEFAKTPPTVIMLAGLQGAGKTTLAGKLAQWLAKDGHTPLLVACDLQRPNAVTQLSVVAEQAGANIFAPEPGNGVGDPIRVAKDSIKHARDKQYDTVIIDTAGRLGVDAELMKQAANIRKAVDPDEVLFVIDAMIGQDAVATAKAFQDGVDFTGVVLSKLDGDARGGAALSVASVTGRPIMFASTGEGLGDFEPFHPDRMASRILDLGDILTLIEQAQEAFDEEEARQVAEKFATDTFTLDDFLKQMQQLRNMGSIKKMMGMLPGMAQQREQLDNFDENEIVRTEAIIQSMTRAERTNPKLLNGSRRLRIARGSGSTVTDVNQLVNRFEQAAKMMKTVAKGGVPQIPGMGPVPGARGGGGARKAKKGKKKGGSRSGNPAKRAAEDAGISETTKAPAGNGFGLGAGGTPEPSEEELASLQKFLGR, encoded by the coding sequence ATGGCTACATTCGGAACCCTCTCAGACCGCCTCGCAGAGACCTTCAAGAATCTTCGCAAGAAGGGCACGCTCTCGGCCTCGGACATCGACGGCACCGTCCGGGAGATCCGGCGTGCACTCATCGACGCCGACGTCGCCTTCGACGTTGTGAAAGACTTCACGTCGCGAATTCGCGAACGTGCGCTCGGTGACGAGGTGAGCAAGGCACTGAACCCGGCACAGCAGGTCGTTCAGATCGTGAACGACGAGCTCATCGGCATTCTCGGAGGTGAGCAGCGTCGGCTGGAGTTCGCCAAGACTCCGCCGACGGTGATCATGCTCGCCGGCCTCCAGGGCGCCGGAAAGACGACGCTTGCGGGAAAGCTCGCGCAGTGGCTGGCGAAAGACGGCCACACTCCGCTTCTCGTCGCCTGTGACCTGCAGCGTCCCAACGCGGTGACGCAGCTGAGCGTCGTGGCCGAGCAGGCCGGAGCGAATATCTTCGCTCCCGAGCCAGGCAACGGCGTCGGTGACCCGATTCGCGTGGCAAAAGACTCCATCAAGCACGCGCGTGACAAGCAGTACGACACGGTCATCATCGACACGGCCGGCAGACTCGGCGTTGATGCCGAACTCATGAAGCAGGCAGCGAACATTCGCAAGGCCGTCGACCCAGACGAAGTGCTGTTCGTCATCGACGCCATGATCGGTCAGGATGCCGTGGCAACGGCAAAGGCCTTTCAAGATGGAGTGGACTTCACCGGGGTCGTGCTGTCGAAGCTCGACGGCGACGCGCGCGGTGGAGCCGCGCTGTCTGTCGCGTCGGTCACCGGCCGGCCGATCATGTTCGCGTCGACGGGGGAGGGGCTTGGTGATTTTGAGCCGTTCCACCCCGATCGCATGGCGAGCCGCATTCTCGACCTCGGTGACATTCTCACCCTGATCGAGCAGGCGCAGGAGGCGTTCGACGAAGAGGAGGCGCGTCAGGTCGCAGAGAAGTTCGCGACAGACACGTTCACCCTCGACGACTTCCTCAAGCAGATGCAGCAGCTGCGCAACATGGGCTCCATCAAGAAGATGATGGGGATGCTGCCTGGCATGGCGCAGCAGCGCGAGCAGCTCGACAATTTCGACGAGAATGAAATTGTGCGCACCGAGGCGATCATTCAATCGATGACGCGCGCGGAGCGAACCAACCCGAAACTCCTCAACGGCTCTCGGCGACTGCGCATCGCGCGGGGCTCGGGGTCAACCGTCACCGACGTCAACCAGCTCGTCAATCGCTTTGAGCAAGCCGCGAAGATGATGAAGACCGTTGCCAAGGGTGGAGTTCCGCAGATTCCCGGCATGGGTCCCGTGCCCGGAGCCCGCGGTGGCGGTGGCGCTCGCAAGGCGAAGAAGGGCAAGAAGAAGGGCGGTTCGCGCTCGGGCAACCCCGCAAAGCGGGCAGCAGAGGACGCTGGCATCAGCGAGACGACGAAGGCGCCGGCGGGTAACGGCTTCGGGCTTGGCGCGGGCGGTACGCCGGAGCCGAGTGAAGAAGAGCTCGCTTCGCTTCAGAAGTTTCTCGGGCGCTGA
- a CDS encoding TetR/AcrR family transcriptional regulator, giving the protein MTNITCMVRWVRTHEALRRAAWTLFAEHGYDATATAEIANRAGVSEMTLFRHFPTKEALLLDDQFDPSMAEAVRARPANESNMRALAEGIRQAWTRIGAEDAKLLHDRLRIIAEAPTLRGGIERNSEKTIAALVQALMDRGACSEQARVAATAVIAGLSNALLNWARSEPTSLDSTLDSALDTLGGN; this is encoded by the coding sequence GTGACTAACATTACGTGTATGGTTCGCTGGGTTCGAACGCATGAAGCGTTGAGGCGCGCTGCGTGGACATTGTTTGCTGAGCACGGCTATGACGCGACGGCGACAGCCGAGATCGCAAATCGCGCGGGCGTAAGCGAGATGACTCTGTTCCGGCACTTCCCAACCAAGGAAGCGCTGCTTCTGGATGACCAGTTCGATCCGTCGATGGCCGAGGCAGTTCGCGCGCGTCCTGCGAATGAGTCCAACATGCGTGCGTTGGCAGAGGGGATTAGACAGGCATGGACGCGAATTGGTGCCGAGGACGCGAAGCTACTGCATGACCGACTTCGGATCATTGCTGAAGCACCGACACTGCGGGGCGGGATCGAACGCAACAGTGAGAAAACCATCGCTGCCCTTGTGCAAGCGTTGATGGATCGTGGAGCGTGTTCGGAGCAGGCACGAGTCGCGGCAACTGCCGTCATCGCCGGCCTGAGCAACGCTCTGCTGAACTGGGCGCGGTCGGAGCCTACTTCGTTGGACTCCACGCTTGACTCGGCCCTCGACACACTGGGAGGTAACTAG